The Haloferax sp. Atlit-12N region GGCGGCTGCAAACCGCCCAAACTGCGCTCTCACTGAGTCTCAGGTTCGTCTTCGTCGGCTCAGGGTCGGTCGGCCGCGATTCGTTCGACGCTGCCGGCGAGTACGTCGACGGCGATGCCGATGGTCGTCTCGTCGACGTCGAACATCCGGGTGTGGTGGCCGCCGGGGTGGTCGGTGCCGACGCCGACGTAGGCCGCGAGGCCGCCGCGGTCCTGGACGTACTGCATGAGGTAGGTCGCGTCCTCGCTGCCGCCGAGGTCGTCGCTTTCGAGAATCGAGGTGACGCCTTCGACCCCTTCGCTCACGCCGCCGACGATGGTCGCGAGCGCGTCGTCGCTCCGGGCGCTCGGGGCCTTCCCCTCGACCCCGATTTCGACCTCGCAGTCGTGCATCGCGGCGGCCGACTCGATGACGGTGTGGGCGCGGTCTTCCATGTACTCCATGAGTTCCGTCGTCGCGCCGCGCACCTCGCCTTCGATGAACGCCTCTTCGGCGACGATGTTCGTGGCCGTGCCGCCGCCCATCAGGCCGACGTTGACGCGGGTCGGTCCGTCGGAGTGCCGGGAGATACCGTAGAGGCTCTGCGTGGCCGCCGCGGCCGCGAGGTTCGCGTTCTTTCCCTCCTCGGGCTTCGCGCCCGCGTGGGCCGGCGCGCCGGTGAACTCGGCGCGGAAGTGCGACACCGCGAGGAAGCCGCCGACGCCGCAGACGACCTCGCCGGTCGGGTGGTCGAGACCGACGTGAAGCGCGAGCAGGTAGTCAACGTCGTCGAGGTGGCCGCTCTCGGCGACGGCCTTCCCGCCGGCGACCTGTTCTTCGCTCGGCTGGAAGAACACCTTGAACGTCCCCTCGAAGTCGGAGTCGAGGACGGCGTCGAGGACGCCGATACCGATTGTCGCGTGGGCGTCGTGGCCGCAGGCGTGCATGAAGCCCTCGTTCTCGGAGCGGAAGCCCTCGGCGGCCGGGAGGTGGTCGCCGTCCTCGGACTCGGTGATGGGGAGCGCGTCGATGTCGACGCGGAGCCCGACGGTCGGACCCTCGCCGCGCTCGACGACCGCGACCGCGCCGGTGTAGCCGCCGGCGAGGCGGTCGAGGACGTCTTCGCGCGCACCGGCCTCGCGGGCCCGCTCGAACCACGCGTCGAGTTCGGCGTCGTCGGGGACGGCCATGCGCTCGTCGGCGTCGAGTATCTCCGGGCCGACGTAGAGCGCGTCGAGGTCGCGCGTCTCCAGTTCGTCGACGAGGCGGGCGGTGGTGTAGAACTCGCGCCACGCGGGTTCGGGGTGGCGGTGCAGGTCGCGGCGAAGCGAGACGAGGTCGTCCATCGTCGCTCGGTGGCTCATGTCCGGACTCTTTTCTCCCGGCGATGATAAACGCTCCCGACGGTTCGTGGCCGAGAAACTCAAGTTTGGAAGAAATAGTTGGAGGAAATTCGTTCCTATTATATATCACAGTCAATCTCTGACAAACGATGCCAGAAGAACCGGACATCGAGCTCAGTTTCCGTGGCGGGCGCCTCGTGAGCGCTCTGCCCATCGCCCTGTTCATCGCGTGGGCGATTTTCCAGAGTGGTATCCTCGGTATCGGCGATACGACCGGCCTCGTCGCGGGGATGCTGACAGGACTTATCGCGGGACTTCTGTTCGTCCGGGGGGACTGGAAGGACTACGCGGACGTCATCTTCGCCGGCATGACCCGTCGGGTCGCCGCGACGGCGGTCGTCGCGTGGCTCTGGGCGGGCATGTTCGCAGAGACCATTCAGGTCGGTGGCTTCGTGGACGGCCTCGTCTGGGCGGCCACGGTCCTGAACGTCGGTCCGGGGCTGTTTCCGGCCGTGACGTTCCTGCTCGCGGCGCTGTTGGCGACCGGTATCGGCACCGGCTACGGCACCGCAATCGCCTTCACGAGTCTCGTCTTCCCGGCGGGACTGCTCCTCGGCGCGAACCCCGTGTTGCTGTTCGGCGCGATTCTCTCCGGCGCGGTGTTCGGGGACAACCTCGCGCCCGTCAGCGACACCACCATCGTCTCCGCGGTCACGCAGGACGCCGACATCGGCGGTGTCGTCGCGTCCCGCGTGAAGTACGCCGTCGTCGCGGCGGCGCTCGCAATCGCGGCGTATCTCGTCGCCGGCTTCGGTATCCCCGGCGTCTGGGGCGGTATGCCGCACATCGACGTGGCCGGTGAGGTCTCCGCGTCGGTGTCGCCGTGGGGGCTCGTCCACCTGCTCGACATCGCCCTCGTCATCGTCCTCGCCGTCCGCGGCCGACACATCATCGAAGCCGTCTCGTGGGGGCTGCTCCTCGCGGCGGCGTTCAACGTCGCGCTCGGCGCGGCGAACCTCGTGGACGTTTCGGCCGGGAGCATGCTCCTGTTCAGCGCGCCGCAGAACGGCCTGACGCAGGCGGTCGAGGCGCTTCCGCTCCTCGGCGCCGTCGTCGAGACCGTCCCCGCGGGACAGGTCGGCGTCGGCGGGAGCGTCTACTCCGGCGCGGCCGGCTTCTTCCCGCTTATCGTCCTGACGCTCTTGCTCGTCGCTGGCGCGGAAATCATGCGCGCCGGCGGCGGCTTCGACGCGATTCAGGAACTCGTTATCGACCGCGTCGCCACGACGGTCCGCCGCGCGGAGACCACGATGGTCGTCGGGACGGCGCTCGTCAACGCGACGGTCACCATCAACACGGCGGCCGAAATCGCCATCGCGCCCTACATCGCCACGCTCGGCAAGCGCTTCAACATCAACGGCTACCGCCGTGCCAACATCCTTGACGCCAACACCTCGGCGCTCGGGTACATCTTCCCGTGGGGCGGCGGCCTGCTCGCCGGCTACGGGGCCATGCAGGGCCTCGTCGGCGGCGAGGCGACGCCGTGGTTCACGGCCGAGATGCTCGTGAACCCCGCGTCGGTCTTCCCCTACGTGTTCCACGGCTGGTTCCTCGTGGCGGTGTTCCTGTTCGCCGCGTGGACCGGCTACGGCCGCGAGTACGTCTCTGACCGCACGAGTGAGGAGGTGAGCCGCGTATGAGCCGCCTCGGCAAGCTCTTGGCCGGCTGGACGTTCCGTACCGCGACGCCGACGTTCGAACCCGGCGAGGCCATCACGGCCTACGTCAGCGAGCGCAACGGCGACGGGCTCACCGTCCGCATCGGCGACTCGGTCATCCGGGTCGAAGACGGCGAGGACGCGGCCGTCGAGGACAAGATTCGGCTTGAGGTCACGTCGTTCGACGCGACCAACCACGTCGGTACCGGCGAGGTGGTCGAAGTCCTCGGACCGGACGCCTGAGCGGTCGAAAAAAACGACAAAAAGCGCAGACCCGCGTCTTCTTTCGCGCTCCGTGACTGCCGTCAGCGACGGTGACCGAGCGGTTTCTTCTGTTCGACTTCGATTTCGAGGTGGACGCTGTCGGGGAACTCCTTGAGACCGACCTCGCGGGCGATCTGGTCCGCGCCGTGGATTTCGAGCCGACGGGTGTACACGGGGTAGGACCACGACGAGAACTGGTCGCCGGGCTGGAGCGTCCGGTACTGCGGGACGCTCACCTGCTTCGGCTGGTCGGAGTGGGGGCCGCGGCACTCCGCGCCCTTCCGCTCGACGAACTGCTTGAGGTCGTCGACCACTCGGTCGAGGACCGCCTTATCACCGCTTTGAAAGGTGAGTTTTGTGACGAAGGCCATAGCTGGGTACTACTCCTTGTTGCACGCTCCGACGGTAAAAGCGCATCTACACGAACCGGGGACTCCGGGCTTCCGCCACCCGAATCCCGAACGAACGACCGTGCGAACGCGCTACAATCTCCGATACCCTCTTAAAGGGTGGCACGTTTATTTCGGGTAATGGCAGTCGAAGCGGTTAGCGCTGGAGCCATTCTCTTCCGCGACACCCGCGGCCGGAGGGAGTACTTACTCCTGAAGAGCCGTCCCGGGGACTGGGAGTTCCCGAAAGGCGGGGTCGAAGGGGACGAGGAGCTTCAGCAAACGGCAATCAGGGAGGTCAAAGAGGAGGCGGGAATCCAAGATTTCCGCCTCATCGACGGCTTCCGCGAGGACTACAGCTACGTCTTCGAGGCGAACGGTACGACGATTCACAAGACGGTCCACCTCTTTATCGCGCGCTCGTTCGAGGCGTCCGCGGAGCTCTCGACGGAGCACCGCGACCTCCAGTGGCGCGACTACGAGCAGGCCATCAACACCATCACGCAGGACGGCCCCCGCGAGATATTCGAGCGCGCCCACGAGTTCCTCGACGAACTCGCCGAGCGGAACGAGGGCGAACACAAGTACCTGAAGTAGCGTCGGTCGGTTCGGCCGACGCCCGAGACGCGACACCCGCGAGCGACAGCGCCGCGAGTCGGTGCGGGGGCGCAGGCATCGCGGACGGCAACACCCGCGGCGTCGTCTGCGTCGTCGTCGGGCCGAGCGTCGAAGCCGCCCGACCGAAACGCCTTCGACTCCCCGCCGCAACTCCCGGTCGTGAGCGACGCCGCCGACCGCGACCCCGAGTTCGCCTTCGAGCTACGGGTCTGCCGCTGGGCCGAGCGCGCGTGGCACCCCGACGGCCCGCGCCCCGCGTTCGTCGCCCGACAGCTCGGCACCCGAGAGCGCCGCTGGGACACCGTCGTCGTCGAGGTCGACCCCGAGGCGTTCGCCGCCCGGCGCGCCCTTTCGGTTGACGGCTTCGACTCGGACTTACTCCGGGTCGTCCGCCACGCGCCCGCCGAGTGGGCGTGGTACCGAGACGCCATCCCCGAACCCGACTTCCCGTGGCGACACGTCGTGCCGGCGGTCCACCGCGCCGCGGGACTCGGGCTCGTCGAGAAGCGCCGCGGCTCGCGGAACCGCGTCGAGTACCGCCGGACCGCGCCGTACCCCGACTGGGTTGAGCGCGTCGTCGCCATCGAGAACAAGCCTGACCTCGACGCCAGCGCCGCCCGCGCGCTCGCCGACCAGCTCGAACACGACGTGTCGCGGGCGCTCGCCGACGAGGTCTGGGTCGCCACCGAGGTGACAGGGCGACGGGTCGAACCAGCCCTGCTTGAGGACCTCCCGGTGGAAGTCGGCATCCTCGGCATCGACGGCGACTCGGCGGAGGTGCTGTGGCACCCGAGTTCGCTCTCGCCCGACCCGGCGGACGCCCGGCGGCGACTCGTCCTCGCCGAGCGCGCCTACGACCGCGGCTGGCGGAACTACGTAGACACGATGCGGCCCGACTGCCGGCACTTCGAACTCGACCGGCGCGGCCGGGCGCTCGTCCCGCGGTGCGCCGCAAAAGACTGTTATCAGAGCCAGCGCGAGTGCGCCCACTCGTGTCCGTCGTTCGAGCCCGAACCCCCGTCGTGGCGGATGATGGGCTGGCCTATCGAGGGCGGCCCCGGAAAGGGCGTGCGCCGGATTCTGGAGGCGCGGCGCGAACGCGCCAGAGACCGCGCCGAACACGGTAGTGAGAACGCCTAAATTCGAGCCTCTCTGACCGACCGGTATGGAGCGATTCCAGAACACGAGCCTGCCGGACTGGGACTGGTGGGGAAAGCTCTGGCCGACGCCGGGCGAGACGCTTCGGGAACTCGGGCTGTCATCGGGCGACACCGTCGCCGAAATCGGCTGTGGAAACGGCTACTTCGCGCTCCCAGCGGCGCGAATCGTCGCGCCGGCCCCGGTGTACGCGGTTGACCTTGACGACAGACTGATCGCAGAACTCGAACACCTCGCCGACCAGCAGCGCATCGACAACGTGGCGACGGTTCGCGGCGACGCCCGCGAGCTATCGACCCACCTCTCGGACCCCGTCGACGTGGCGCTCTTCGCGAACGCGTTCCACGGGGTCGACGACCGCGACGAGTTCCTGACGGAAGTCGCGTCGGTCCTCGCCGACGACGGCCGGTTCGTCGTCGTCAACTGGCGACCGCTCTCCCGGTCGGAGACGACAGTCGCCGGCGAGCCCCGCGGCCCGCCGACCGACCTACGCCTCGGTCCCGAGGAGACCGCGTCAATCGTCGAGGAGGCGACCGACCTCGCGGTGACGGCGGAAATCGACATCCCGCCGTACCACTACGCGCTGGTGTTCGAGCGGCGAGCGTAGCGGCCGCGGAGACGGGGGATTAGACGACTTCCACGTCGACCTCGTCGCGCTCGACGGCGAGGCGGAACGTGGGGACGGTCCGGTAGACGACCTCGATGACGCCCTTGCGGCGGAGGCTCTGGAGCGCCCGGCGCACGTCGTCCACGTCGGGGTCGATGTCGAACTCGTCTCGGAGTTTGTTGAGGACGCTGACGACGCTCTCGGAGCGCTCGTCGGGGCCGGCGACGACTTCGAAGACGCGGGCTTCGAGCGAGGGGACGCGGATGACGCTCGGGACGGATTCGGCCTCGTCGTCGCCTTCGACGCCGGGTTCGACGCCGACGAGTTCGGCCGCCTCGGCCGTCGCGCGGATGAGGCTGTTGTCGTCGCGGTAGTAGTAGTCTTTCAGCTCGGATTCGAGGTAGCGGTGGACTTCGCTCCCGCTTTCGAGGTCCCAGCGGTTCTGTAACTCCTTGTTCTTCGTCGGCTGGAGCCGGACGATGTCGGCGAGGCGTTCTTTCGCCTCGTCGGAGAGCGTCATATCGGTGGATTCGACGGAGGGGGTATAACGTTGTTCTGGATTCTTCAGCGCGACCGCCGAACGTTAATTATTATCCCTGTCCCTTGCGTCGGCTCGACTATGAGCTGGGACACCCTCCGACTCGACTGGGACGGCGACGTGGCGACCATCACCATCGACCGCCCCGAGCAGATGAACGCGCTCAACGCGGACACCCTCGATGCGCTCGAAGACGCCCTCGACGAGGCCGAAGACGGCGGCGCGCGGGTGGTCGTCCTCACCGGTGCGGGCGAGAAGGCGTTCATCGCGGGCGCGGACATCAGCTACATGAAGGACATCGGGTCGCCCGCCGCGCAGGCGTACGCCGAACAGGGCCACCGCATCGCGACGCGCTTAGAGGAGTTCCCCGCGCCGACCGTCGCAGCTATCAACGGCTACGCCTTCGGCGGCGGCATGGAGTTCGCGCTGGCGTGCGACCTCCGAGTCGCCTCCGAGCGCGCGCTGCTCGGGCAGACCGAAATCGACCTCGGCATCATGCCCGGCTGGGGTGGGAGCGTCCGCCTGCCGGCGCTCGTCGGCGACGAAGTCGCTCGGCGGCTCATCTTCTTCGGCGAGCGCATCGACGCCAGCGACGCTCACGAGTACGGCATCGTCGGCGAAGTCGTCGCCCACGACCAACTCGAATCGCACGTCGAGGAACTCGCCGCCGAACTCGCGTCGAAGCCGCGGCACGCCCTCGCGGGCGCGAAGGCCGCCATCAACATGTCCCACGACGCGCCGCGAGACGCCGCGCTCGATTTCGAGGCCCGCGTCTGGAGCGGCCTGTTCGGCACCCACGACCAGCGCGAGGGGATGGAGGCCTTCCTCGACAAGCGCGACCCCGACTTCGAATAGAACCGACAGAGAACACTCTTCTCCGGCGAATCCGGCTGATTCGCGTCACCGTTTCTCCCGAATAGGCGTGCTAGCACGGCTCCTACAACTGCTAAGACGCTGCATGTATAATGAATAATTGTGCAAGATTCCATCACGCTCGGCCGCGTCGAATCCCTCCTCGAAGACCTGTCGTACCCGGTCTCCCGACGAGACGCCGCGGCCTCCCTCGACGGTGTGACGGTGCTCATGGCCGACGGGAACGTCGACCTCGGTGAGTTAGTCGGGAACTGCCTCACTAGCGAGTTCGCCGACGCAAAAGACCTGTACTACGAACTGAACAACGCGATGCCCATCGAGGCGCTCGGCGAACCGGGGCAGTCCGACGGCGACGCCTGAGTCGCCTGTTCGGCACCGGCTTTTTTCAGCGCTCACCCCCGCGAGCGCGTCGCAATCCTGACGCTTAAGTCCTTCAAGCGGTAGGACGTACTATCATGGAGTTTTGCGACGACTGCGGGTCCCTGATGACGCCGCAAGACGGCGTCTGGGTCTGTCCGAACGGCCACGAGAAAGCGCGCGACAGCGAAAAGGAGAAGTCGATGGTCACGACCGAGGGCCAGGAGTCCAGCGAGGTCGTCGACATGTCGGACGTGGACAACGCCGACATCGGCCCGACGACGAAGACCATCTGTCCGAAGTGCGGCCACGACGTGGCGCGCTACGAGATGAAGCAGATTCGCTCCGCCGACGAGTCCGAGACGCGTTTCTTCACCTGCGTCGAGTGCGACCACAAGTGGCGCGAAGACGACCACTGAGCGACTCGCCTTTTTCAGCCCTCCGTCCGTAACGCGGGGTATGTCCGACGCGCTCGCCCCGCCGACGCTCCCGCCGCTCGATGGGTGGGTCCGCGTCAGCGACGCGACGGACCGCCCGTTCGAACTCGGCCCCGTCAGCGTCGTCGCCCGGACCGTCGTCTACGAGGACGCCGACATCCGCGAGCGCGTGCCGGCGACCGCCGACGGTCCGTGGCGCTTTCTGTTCGCCAGCCGCCTCGAAATCCGACCGCACACGCCGCCGTCGAAGGCGCTGACGAAACTCGTCGGCAAACGCGCGAGCGCCGGGTTCGAATCGCGCCTCGAAGCCCGCGGCTTCTCGGACGTTCGGCGCGTCGAGTCGCGGACGCTCCGGGTGCGAGTCGGTGGTAGCGACGAGACTGCTTCTACCGACGGCGAATCCGGTTCCGCCGGCGCGGAGACCGAAGCCGAGGCCGACGTGGTTCGCTACGCCGCGACCGTCGAACTCGCCGGGGTCGAACTCGCGGCCGACGCCTACCTCGCGGTGACGCCGGTCGACGGCGAGTTCCTCCTGACCGGCGGCGCGTACCCCCGCGAGGTCCGCGGCGGCGACGCGGAGACGGCTGCTGCGCTCCGCGAGGCAATCGAACCGGAGCGGTTCAGAGAAGAGCTATTTCGCGTAATTCGCCGCGTCGGGTGAGGGGACGCGAACGGGCCGAAGAGCGTGGCCCGAGTGCGTCGGTCTCGCTCACTCGTTGCGGGCGAAGACGAGGTAGCCGGTGTGGCCGACGCCAGCGGTCGAGGGGCGCGACCCGCGGTCGTTGAAGTCCATGTGTCGCTGAATCGTCTCGAACGTCTCCACGTCCGAGAGGCCAACCTCTCTTGCGGCTTCGACGGCCGCGCGCGTGCCCTCAACGAACGGGGAGTAGACGGCGACGTAGCCGCCGGTCACGAGCAGATCGGGCGCGTGGCGGACGACCTCGGGCGCGTTCTCGGTGTCGAGGGTGAGCACGTCGAACTTCGAGTCCGCAAGGTCGTCGACCTCGTCGGTGATGTCGCCGGTGCGAACGTCGACGCGGTCTTCCACGCCGGCGAGTCGCATGTTCTCGCGGGCGACGTCGGCGAACTCGGCGTCGCGTTCGAACGTCGTCACGTCGACGCCGAGGCGACCGAGGTACGCCGAGAGGACGCCCGTGCCGGTGCCCGCGTCGAGGACGCGCTCGCCGGCCGCGACGCCGGTGTGGCCGACGATGAGGCCGATGTCGCGCGGCATCATCGGTGCGCCGGTGCGCTCGAAGTGGTTGAAGAGGTCCGGACCACGCGGCTCGCGGACGAGGAACTCCTCGCCGATGTGGGTTTCGAGCGTCTGGCCGGCTTCCACGTCCTCGGGGACGGTGAGCATCCCGAGGTCGGTGTGCAGCTCGTCGCCGGGCGCCCGGAGGTACTCCCGGTCGCCGTGGACGAGGAGTATCACTCCAGTCGCGAGATGGCCGCGGCGAGGTCGCCGTCTTCGGCCTCCAGCGCTTCGCGGGCCTCGTCCTCGGGGACGCCGGCGCGCTGGGCCACGATGGCCACGTCGTCGGCCGGGATGGCGTCGGCGGCCTCGTCGGATTCGTCGCCGTCACCGCCGTCGTCACCGGCACCGAGTTCGCGCGTCTCGGGCTCGCCGACGATTTGGTAGGTCTCCTGGCCCTGCGCGTCCATGCGCGTGACCTGGGCGTCCGAGAAGACGAGTTCCTCGTCGGCCGTCTTGATGACGACTTCCTCGGCCTCGAGCTCCGTCACGTCGATGCCCATCTGCTTCATCATCTGCTTCATCTTTCGCGGGTTCATCCCGCCGCCTCCAAACATACCCGAAGGGTCGGGGTCGGCGCTCAAAAGCGTGGCGAACGTCGGTGCGCGGCGGCCGGCGCGCGAGCCGACTTCGCGCGCCTATTCGACCCGCGTGCTGACCGCGAGACCGCTGCCGACCGGGAGAACGATGGTCTCGTACCGCGGGTCGGCCCGCACCGCGTCGAGGAACGCCGCGATGCCGCGAGTATCGGCGTCGGCCCCGTCGAGGGCTTCGGCCCGCCCTTCGCTCCAGTCGGTGAGCGCGCCGAAGTCGACCGGGCCGCGCATCACGTTGTCGGCGACGACGACCCCGCCTTCGGTGACGCGGTCCGAGACGAGGTCGAACGCCTCGGCGTAGCGGTGTTTCTGGTGGTCCAGAAGGACGAGGTCGAACTCGCCGTCGACGCCCTCGAACAGGTCGAGCGCGTCGCCTTCGAGGAAGGTCGTCCGGTCGGCGAAACCGGCGCGGTCGAGAAACTCCCGCGCCATGTCGAGTTCGTGGGCGTCGTGTTCCGTCAGGTAGAGTTCGGCGTCGTCGGCCATGCCCTCGGCGAACCACGTCGCGGAGTAGCCGAAGCCGGAGCCGAACTCGAACAGCCGCGTCGCGTCCGCGAGGTGCGCGAGGACGCGGAGCACGCCGCCCGCCTCGGGACCGATGATGGGAAAGCCGTGCTCGTCGGCGTAGGCGGCCATCTCGGACTGCACCGCGTCGTGTTCGGGTGCGGTCGCCGCGAGGAACCGCCGCGTCTCGTCGGTCAGGATGTCCATGGCGAAGCAGGGCGCGCGAGCGACATAAAATCGGTCGCCGCGGCCGCGTTCGCGGGTACTGTCGCGGGTGCTGCCGCGGGCGCTCGTCGTCGCCGCGTTCACAGTCGGCGACGGCGACCGATATCCGCCGACCCGCGTACGCTTAAGTAGGGACAAACCACATCTTCGACCATGTTTGATCCCGACGAGCTCGAAGAGATTCGGGAGGCGAAAGCCGAGTGGGAGGAGGAGACGCTGGGGCCGACGCTCGACCGCTTCGGGGAGCGCAAAGAGGAGTTCACGACCGACACGGGTGGCAACGTCGTTGAACGGCTCTACACCCCCGACGACGCCGACGTGGACTACGACGAGGACGTGGGATTCCCGGGCGAAAAGCCCTACACGCGCGGTGTCTACCCGACGATGCACCGCGGGCGGCTCTGGACGATGCGGCAGTACGCGGGCTTCGGGACGGCCGCCGAGACGAACGAGCGGTTCCGCTACCTCATCGACAACGGCTCGTCGGGGCTGTCGCTCGCGTTCGACCTGCCGACGCAGATGGGCTACGACTCCGACGCGATGATGGCCGCCGGCGAGGTCGGGAAGTCGGGCGTCGCCATCGACAGCCTCCACGACATGGAGACGGTGTTCGACGGCATCGACCTCGGCGAGGTCTCCACGTCGATGACCATCAACGCCCCGGCGGCCGTGCTGCTGGCGATGTACGTCGCCCTCGGCGACAAGCAGGGCGTCCCCCGCGAGGAGCTTCGCGGCACCATCCAGAACGACATCATGAAGGAGTACATCGCGCGGAACCTCTACATCTTCCCGCCGGAGCCGTCGATGCGGCTCATCACGGACATCTTCGAGTTCTGCGCGGCTGAGACGCCGAAGTTCAACACTATCTCCATCTCCGGCTACCACATCCGCGAGGCCGGTTCGACCGCCGCCCAAGAGGTCGCGTTCACCCTTGGCAACGGCATCCAGTACGTGCAGGCCGCGGTCGACGCCGGCCTCGACGTGGACGACTTCGCCCCCCAGTTGTCCTTTTTCTTCAACGCCCACAACAACATCCTCGAAGAGGTGGCGAAGTTCCGCGCCGCCCGGCGGATGTGGGCGAAAATCATGGAAGAGCGCTTCGGCGCGGAGAACCCGAAGTCGATGCAGTTGAAGTTCCACACCCAGACCGGCGGGTCGACGCTCACCGCCCAGCAGGTCGAGAACAACGTCGTCCGGGTCGCCTATCAGGCGCTGGCGGCCGTCCTCGGCGGCACGCAGTCGCTCCACACCAACGGGAAGGACGAGGCGCTGTCGCTGCCGACCGAGAAGTCGGTCCGCACGGCGCTTCGCACCCAGCAGATTCTCGCCCACGAGTCGGGCGCGGCGGACACCATCGACCCGCTGGCGGGCAGTTACTACGTCGAGGCGCTGACCGACGACATCGAAGACGAGGCGTTCGACCTGCTCGACGAGGTTGACGACCGCGGCGGCATGCTCGACGCCGTGAAAAACCAGTGGGTCCAGCGGGAGATTCAGGACGTGGCCTACGAGCGCCAACGCGAGATAGAGGAGGGCGAGCGCGTCATCGTCGGCGTCAACGAGTATCAGGTGGACGAAGAGCCGACCGTCGAGGTCCAAGAGGTCTCCGAGGAAGACGAGAGCAAGCAGGTCGAGTCGCTCGAAGCCCGGAAAGACGACCGCGACGAGGGGGCCGTCGAGGCCGCCTTGGAAGACATCCGCACCGCCGCGAACGGCGACGAGAACCTCCTCCCGCTCATCGTCACGGCGGTCAAGGCCTACGCGACGGTCGGCGAGATATGCGGCGTCCTCCGCGAGGAGTTCGGCGAGTACGAACCCGGTATGGCCTGAGCCGGCCCCGCGAGTCGGGGCGACCAGTGCCGATGGTCGCGTTCCGTCTCCTCCAGTCCGACTGCCCACCCCGTCTCGGCCCGTGCCAACGAGTCACTAATTCTATACTTTCACCCGGATAACGGGTTTTATTATCACCCCCCGAGTGGGGACAATCGAGGCTTATGATGCCGCTTATCGCATTCTAAACCCGTCACACGCCCGGTCGCCGTCTGCCGGCGCGAGGTTCGCGCCACCAGTCGCTCGACGTTCGAGCGGCGGCCGTCGCGTTGCGGGGCTCTTCGACCCGAGAGCCCCCGGTATCGCATCCGATTGTCCACCTCACCAGACGAATGTCACGAAGACGCTCCAGAGACAGTCGTACCGTCTCCGACTATCGCCCCTCGCATCACCGCCCCGCGCCCTCGCTGGCGACGCAGGCCGTCCTGCTTGCCTCGATGGCCGCGGTCGTCGCGGTCGTCACCTACCCCGTGGCGTCGCTCGCGGTCGCCGTCACCGTCGCCGCCATCGTCGCCGTCGCCCGCGTCGTCGTCACCCGGGCCGACCGCTCGATGCTGACGGTCGACGTGCCCGGCGTCCCCGTCGAGGTCACGGTCGCCCGGACCGCCCGCGACTGAGGCCCGACCCGACGCCGTGAATCCCACACCGCACCCATCCCCACGCCCGCTCACGACTCCCGCGCGCCTCCCACGCCGCACGTCTTTCACGGTTTGCTCGCCCCTCGCGTCCCGCTCTTGACGCGCGCTTCCGCGCTCATCTTCGTTCCCCGTTCCCGACTCGTTTCACGGCTGTCCCGTCACTCACCGACTCCGACGAACCGGCCCCGAAGCACCCGAGCGACCGCCACGACGAGCATCGCTTGGAGATAGCCGAAGACGGCGAGCGCCGGGTAGAACATCGCCGTCTCGCGGACGCCGAACTCGTTGGCCGCGAGCGTGTCGAAGAAGAAAGCGGCCACGAGCGCGGGGTAATCGACGACCCAGATTTCTATCGGCACCACGCCGAAGAAGCCGACTGCCCACACGGCCGCGAGTCCGGCGAAGACAGCGACCGTGGCTCGGGTTGTGGCGAGTCGGACGAACCCGCGTGCGAGCCGCCGCGGGTCGCGGGCGACGCGCCGGAACGTCG contains the following coding sequences:
- a CDS encoding bis(5'-nucleosyl)-tetraphosphatase, producing MAVEAVSAGAILFRDTRGRREYLLLKSRPGDWEFPKGGVEGDEELQQTAIREVKEEAGIQDFRLIDGFREDYSYVFEANGTTIHKTVHLFIARSFEASAELSTEHRDLQWRDYEQAINTITQDGPREIFERAHEFLDELAERNEGEHKYLK
- a CDS encoding amidohydrolase translates to MSHRATMDDLVSLRRDLHRHPEPAWREFYTTARLVDELETRDLDALYVGPEILDADERMAVPDDAELDAWFERAREAGAREDVLDRLAGGYTGAVAVVERGEGPTVGLRVDIDALPITESEDGDHLPAAEGFRSENEGFMHACGHDAHATIGIGVLDAVLDSDFEGTFKVFFQPSEEQVAGGKAVAESGHLDDVDYLLALHVGLDHPTGEVVCGVGGFLAVSHFRAEFTGAPAHAGAKPEEGKNANLAAAAATQSLYGISRHSDGPTRVNVGLMGGGTATNIVAEEAFIEGEVRGATTELMEYMEDRAHTVIESAAAMHDCEVEIGVEGKAPSARSDDALATIVGGVSEGVEGVTSILESDDLGGSEDATYLMQYVQDRGGLAAYVGVGTDHPGGHHTRMFDVDETTIGIAVDVLAGSVERIAADRP
- a CDS encoding Na+/H+ antiporter NhaC family protein — protein: MPEEPDIELSFRGGRLVSALPIALFIAWAIFQSGILGIGDTTGLVAGMLTGLIAGLLFVRGDWKDYADVIFAGMTRRVAATAVVAWLWAGMFAETIQVGGFVDGLVWAATVLNVGPGLFPAVTFLLAALLATGIGTGYGTAIAFTSLVFPAGLLLGANPVLLFGAILSGAVFGDNLAPVSDTTIVSAVTQDADIGGVVASRVKYAVVAAALAIAAYLVAGFGIPGVWGGMPHIDVAGEVSASVSPWGLVHLLDIALVIVLAVRGRHIIEAVSWGLLLAAAFNVALGAANLVDVSAGSMLLFSAPQNGLTQAVEALPLLGAVVETVPAGQVGVGGSVYSGAAGFFPLIVLTLLLVAGAEIMRAGGGFDAIQELVIDRVATTVRRAETTMVVGTALVNATVTINTAAEIAIAPYIATLGKRFNINGYRRANILDANTSALGYIFPWGGGLLAGYGAMQGLVGGEATPWFTAEMLVNPASVFPYVFHGWFLVAVFLFAAWTGYGREYVSDRTSEEVSRV
- a CDS encoding DUF5787 family protein, with product MSDAADRDPEFAFELRVCRWAERAWHPDGPRPAFVARQLGTRERRWDTVVVEVDPEAFAARRALSVDGFDSDLLRVVRHAPAEWAWYRDAIPEPDFPWRHVVPAVHRAAGLGLVEKRRGSRNRVEYRRTAPYPDWVERVVAIENKPDLDASAARALADQLEHDVSRALADEVWVATEVTGRRVEPALLEDLPVEVGILGIDGDSAEVLWHPSSLSPDPADARRRLVLAERAYDRGWRNYVDTMRPDCRHFELDRRGRALVPRCAAKDCYQSQRECAHSCPSFEPEPPSWRMMGWPIEGGPGKGVRRILEARRERARDRAEHGSENA
- a CDS encoding class I SAM-dependent methyltransferase; the protein is MERFQNTSLPDWDWWGKLWPTPGETLRELGLSSGDTVAEIGCGNGYFALPAARIVAPAPVYAVDLDDRLIAELEHLADQQRIDNVATVRGDARELSTHLSDPVDVALFANAFHGVDDRDEFLTEVASVLADDGRFVVVNWRPLSRSETTVAGEPRGPPTDLRLGPEETASIVEEATDLAVTAEIDIPPYHYALVFERRA
- a CDS encoding uS10/mL48 family ribosomal protein, whose amino-acid sequence is MAFVTKLTFQSGDKAVLDRVVDDLKQFVERKGAECRGPHSDQPKQVSVPQYRTLQPGDQFSSWSYPVYTRRLEIHGADQIAREVGLKEFPDSVHLEIEVEQKKPLGHRR
- a CDS encoding DUF5797 family protein, with the protein product MTLSDEAKERLADIVRLQPTKNKELQNRWDLESGSEVHRYLESELKDYYYRDDNSLIRATAEAAELVGVEPGVEGDDEAESVPSVIRVPSLEARVFEVVAGPDERSESVVSVLNKLRDEFDIDPDVDDVRRALQSLRRKGVIEVVYRTVPTFRLAVERDEVDVEVV